One window of Patescibacteria group bacterium genomic DNA carries:
- a CDS encoding methyltransferase domain-containing protein, which yields AAERGGWSKKGLDLTPRGGDFYEVVKKKLKGDEVALDIGTAEGNNFLRLAPCFKKGIGIDIEPEMINLAQKNKKRYGAKNVIFKCMDAKKLKFPADSFDIITVKHSPLFFKEACRVLKPGGLLITQQVHETDKLNLKQAFGRGQGYKEKPGSLLKRYKKQARQAGFKQIKSEISNIPHYFIYKRELIRFLDKAPTIPDFGGKKDYFILEKFIQKNKTPRGIKSNTSRFLLEVKK from the coding sequence AAGCCGCCGAGAGAGGTGGCTGGTCCAAAAAGGGGCTTGATTTAACACCGAGGGGGGGAGATTTTTATGAAGTAGTGAAGAAGAAGCTGAAGGGTGATGAGGTTGCCTTGGATATCGGCACAGCAGAGGGTAATAATTTTTTACGTTTAGCCCCTTGTTTTAAAAAAGGCATAGGCATTGATATTGAGCCAGAGATGATAAATTTGGCTCAAAAGAATAAAAAGCGATACGGGGCAAAGAATGTGATTTTTAAATGTATGGATGCTAAAAAATTAAAGTTTCCGGCCGACAGCTTTGACATCATTACCGTTAAACATTCGCCTCTGTTTTTTAAAGAAGCATGCCGAGTGCTTAAGCCGGGAGGGTTGTTGATTACCCAGCAAGTGCATGAAACGGACAAGCTGAATCTTAAGCAAGCTTTTGGCCGGGGCCAGGGTTACAAAGAAAAGCCGGGGTCTCTTTTGAAGCGATATAAAAAACAGGCGAGACAGGCGGGATTTAAACAAATTAAAAGTGAAATTTCAAATATTCCTCATTATTTTATTTATAAAAGAGAATTGATTAGGTTTCTTGATAAAGCGCCGACGATACCCGATTTTGGCGGCAAAAAGGACTATTTTATTTTAGAAAAATTTATCCAAAAAAATAAAACC